In a single window of the Subtercola sp. PAMC28395 genome:
- a CDS encoding glutamate synthase subunit beta codes for MADPKGFLKVTERELPKRRPVPIRLMDWKEVYEPANPSETRRQAGRCMDCGIPFCHQGCPLGNLIPEWNDLTWRGEGRQAIERLHATNNFPEFTGRLCPAPCESSCVLGINQPAVTIKQVEVSIIDQAFANGWVTPHPPERLTGKTVAVVGSGPAGLAAAQQLTRAGHTVAVYERDDRIGGLLRYGIPDFKMEKKHLESRLTQMMAEGTRFRAGINIGVDITWAELRSRYDAVIVCTGATVPRDLAIPGRDLDGVHFAMEYLVQGNKVGAGDVVNDQITAEGKHVVVLGGGDTGADCIGTAHRQQALSVTNLAIGQQPPHERTENQPWPTFPNLFEVSSAHEEGGERVYLASTVEFLSNESGEVRAIRVAETEYLDGRRVPKAGTEREIPADLVLLALGFTGPESADLSSQVGAVFDGRGAIERDKDYETSIPGIFVAGDAGRGQSLIVWAIAEGRAAAASVDRYLEGDTELPFPVSPTDRAIAI; via the coding sequence GTGGCTGATCCCAAGGGATTCCTGAAAGTCACTGAGCGTGAGCTGCCCAAGCGGCGGCCCGTTCCCATTCGACTCATGGACTGGAAAGAGGTCTACGAACCGGCGAACCCGTCTGAGACCCGGCGCCAGGCCGGTCGCTGCATGGACTGCGGCATCCCGTTCTGTCACCAGGGTTGCCCGCTCGGCAATCTGATTCCCGAGTGGAATGACCTCACCTGGCGTGGCGAAGGGCGCCAGGCGATCGAGCGCCTGCACGCGACGAACAACTTCCCGGAGTTCACCGGCCGCCTGTGCCCGGCCCCCTGCGAGAGTTCGTGCGTTCTGGGCATCAACCAGCCGGCAGTGACGATCAAGCAGGTCGAGGTCTCGATCATCGACCAGGCCTTCGCCAACGGCTGGGTCACACCCCACCCGCCGGAGCGACTCACCGGCAAGACGGTCGCCGTCGTGGGCTCAGGCCCCGCAGGGCTGGCAGCAGCACAACAGCTGACCCGGGCCGGCCACACCGTCGCTGTCTACGAGCGGGATGACCGCATCGGCGGTCTGCTGCGCTATGGCATTCCCGACTTCAAGATGGAGAAGAAGCACCTCGAGTCGCGTCTGACGCAGATGATGGCCGAGGGAACACGTTTCCGCGCTGGGATCAACATCGGCGTCGACATCACCTGGGCCGAGCTGCGGTCTCGCTACGACGCCGTCATCGTCTGCACGGGAGCCACCGTGCCGCGCGACCTCGCCATTCCCGGGCGCGACCTCGATGGTGTGCATTTCGCCATGGAGTATCTGGTTCAGGGCAACAAGGTCGGCGCCGGCGACGTGGTCAACGACCAGATCACCGCTGAAGGCAAGCATGTCGTCGTTCTCGGCGGCGGCGACACCGGGGCAGACTGCATCGGTACTGCACACCGGCAGCAGGCCCTCTCTGTCACGAACCTGGCCATCGGGCAGCAGCCGCCGCACGAGCGCACAGAGAACCAGCCCTGGCCGACATTCCCGAATCTCTTCGAGGTCTCGAGTGCGCACGAGGAGGGCGGCGAGCGTGTCTATCTCGCCTCCACCGTCGAGTTCCTCTCCAACGAATCCGGCGAGGTTCGTGCGATCCGTGTCGCCGAGACCGAGTACCTCGACGGGCGGCGCGTGCCGAAGGCCGGCACCGAGCGGGAGATTCCCGCTGACCTGGTGCTCCTCGCCCTGGGCTTCACCGGCCCGGAGTCCGCAGACCTCTCGTCACAGGTCGGCGCGGTCTTCGACGGTCGCGGCGCGATCGAGCGCGACAAGGACTACGAGACGAGCATCCCCGGCATCTTCGTCGCCGGCGACGCCGGACGGGGGCAGTCGCTCATCGTCTGGGCGATCGCCGAAGGGCGCGCCGCTGCAGCGTCTGTCGACCGGTATCTCGAAGGAGACACCGAACTGCCATTCCCCGTTTCCCCCACAGACCGCGCTATCGCGATCTAA
- the gltB gene encoding glutamate synthase large subunit, protein MYDSANEKDACGLAMVATLRGVAGHNIIDTALDALRNLEHRGAVGSDAGTGDGAGILTQIPDEFLRAVSGVELPEVGHYAVGNAFLPLDDTERDVVMTRLAEIAEEESLTVLGWREVPVRPDELGRLAREAMPAIWQLYVEAKHHDVHGEKASGIQLDRLTYRLRKRVEHEHEVYFMSLSARTLTYKGMVTTLQLEPFYPDLSDERFASKLALVHSRYSTNTFPSWPLAQPLRMMAHNGEINTVQGNRNWMRARQSQLKSELIGDIAPLRPIVTPGASDSASFDEVVELLTLAGRSLPHAIMMMVPEAWENNASFDPARRSFYEFHSMLMEPWDGPAALVFTDGNLVGATLDRNGLRPGRYLVTDDGLVVLASEIGVLDVDPSKVVRKGRLRPGKMFLVDTEAGRLIEDDEIKDSLAASEPWAEWLEEGRINLRDLPEREHIVHTPASVTRRQRTFGFTEEEIRILLTPMAKNGAEPLGAMGSDTPIAVLSKRPRLLFDYFTQQFAQVTNPPLDSIREEVVTSLRLGLGPERNLLDATPGHTGQVVLDFPVIDNDELAKIQHIDPSPGSATTTTLRGLYRVENGPSAMQERIAEMCIEADEAIANGAKFIVLSDRDSNKENAPVPSLLMLSGVHHHLIRAETRMKVGLIVEAGDVREVHHVALLIGFGASAVNPYLAMETCENLVRSGMITGITPEKAVKNVIKALGKGVLKIMSKMGISTVSSYAGAQAFEAVGLDKEFVAKYFTGTSSKLGGVGIEVIAAESANRHAAAYPEDGAITVHEPLAVGGEYQWRREGPPHLFNPDTVFRLQHSTRARRYDIFREYTKLVDDQSEQLMTVRGLFKLKTDVRKPVPLDEVESVESIVKRFSTGAMSYGSISQEAHETLAIAMNRLGAKSNTGEGGEDVARLLDPERRSAIKQVASGRFGVTSMYLTHATDIQIKMAQGAKPGEGGQLPPTKVYPWIARTRHATAGVGLISPPPHHDIYSIEDLKQLIFDLKRANPEARVHVKLVSQNGIGAVAAGVTKALADVVLVSGHDGGTGASPLNSLKHAGTPWELGLAETQQTLMLNGMRDRVVVQVDGQMKTGRDVIVGALLGAEEFGFATAPLVVSGCVMMRVCHLDTCPVGVATQNPELRARFTGKPEFVVNFFEFLAQEVREYLAELGFRSLEEAIGHHELLNVNAALEHWKADGLDLSPILVGPVFSDDEPRVNRRQQEHELEKHFDVQLISDAEEALAFGEPVVISLPIRNTERAVGTMLGHEVTVRHGENGLPDDTIQITLLGSAGQSLGAFLPSGITLRLEGDSNDYVGKGLSGGRIVVRPNRASTFAAEQNVIAGNVIGYGATSGSMFIRGIVGERFLVRNSGATAVAEGVGDHALEYMTGGIALILGATGRNLGAGMSGGTAYIHKLDSGLVNTDSLGSGELQLLPLDETDKDLVRSLLTEHESETGSTVAAGLLADFDNAAADFMKVLPRDYAAVLATRQTALDEGLDPDGDVVWERILEVTGG, encoded by the coding sequence ATGTATGACTCGGCGAACGAGAAGGACGCGTGCGGGCTGGCCATGGTTGCCACACTGCGCGGAGTCGCCGGGCACAACATCATCGACACGGCACTGGATGCCCTGCGGAACCTCGAACACAGGGGCGCCGTCGGCTCCGACGCGGGTACCGGCGACGGTGCCGGCATCCTCACCCAGATCCCCGACGAGTTCCTCCGGGCGGTTTCTGGCGTAGAACTGCCCGAAGTCGGTCACTACGCAGTCGGCAACGCCTTCCTGCCCCTCGACGATACTGAACGCGATGTCGTCATGACCCGCCTCGCCGAGATCGCCGAAGAAGAGAGCCTGACCGTTCTCGGCTGGCGCGAAGTCCCGGTTCGCCCTGACGAGCTCGGTCGTCTGGCGCGCGAGGCGATGCCCGCGATCTGGCAGCTGTACGTCGAGGCGAAACACCACGACGTTCACGGCGAGAAGGCTTCGGGCATCCAGCTCGACCGTCTGACATACCGGCTGCGCAAGCGGGTCGAGCACGAGCATGAGGTCTACTTCATGTCGCTGTCTGCCCGCACGCTCACCTACAAGGGCATGGTCACGACGCTTCAGCTCGAGCCGTTCTACCCCGATCTCTCTGACGAACGCTTCGCCTCGAAGCTCGCCCTGGTGCATTCTCGCTACTCCACGAACACCTTCCCGTCGTGGCCACTGGCACAACCGCTCCGCATGATGGCCCACAACGGTGAGATCAACACCGTTCAGGGAAACCGCAACTGGATGCGCGCCCGCCAGTCCCAGCTGAAGAGCGAACTGATCGGCGACATCGCACCGTTGCGCCCGATCGTCACGCCCGGTGCGAGCGACTCGGCGTCGTTCGACGAGGTCGTCGAGTTGCTGACCCTCGCCGGCCGCTCTCTGCCACACGCGATCATGATGATGGTGCCGGAGGCCTGGGAGAACAACGCCTCGTTCGACCCTGCCCGGCGTTCGTTCTACGAGTTCCACTCCATGCTCATGGAGCCCTGGGACGGCCCTGCGGCCCTTGTCTTCACTGACGGCAACCTCGTCGGTGCCACCCTCGACCGCAACGGGCTCCGCCCGGGCCGGTATCTCGTCACCGACGACGGCCTCGTCGTGCTGGCGAGTGAGATCGGCGTGCTCGACGTCGACCCGTCGAAGGTCGTTCGCAAGGGGCGCCTGCGCCCCGGCAAGATGTTCCTTGTCGACACCGAGGCCGGCCGTCTCATCGAAGACGACGAGATCAAGGACTCCCTCGCCGCCAGCGAACCGTGGGCCGAGTGGCTCGAAGAGGGGCGCATCAACCTGCGCGACCTTCCCGAACGCGAACACATCGTACACACGCCCGCCTCGGTCACCCGTCGCCAGCGCACCTTCGGTTTCACCGAAGAGGAGATCCGCATCCTGCTCACGCCGATGGCGAAGAACGGTGCAGAGCCCCTCGGTGCCATGGGTTCCGACACGCCGATCGCCGTGCTGTCGAAACGACCCCGGCTGCTGTTCGACTACTTCACCCAGCAGTTCGCCCAGGTCACGAACCCGCCGCTCGACTCCATCCGTGAAGAGGTCGTCACCTCGCTGCGCCTCGGCCTCGGCCCTGAGCGCAACCTGCTCGACGCGACCCCCGGCCACACCGGCCAGGTCGTGCTCGACTTCCCGGTGATCGACAACGACGAACTTGCCAAGATCCAGCACATCGACCCCAGCCCCGGCAGCGCGACGACCACGACCCTTCGTGGGCTGTACCGCGTTGAGAATGGCCCCTCGGCCATGCAGGAACGCATCGCCGAAATGTGTATCGAGGCCGATGAGGCCATCGCCAACGGTGCAAAGTTCATCGTGCTGAGCGACCGCGACTCGAACAAGGAGAACGCTCCTGTTCCGTCGCTGCTCATGCTGTCGGGAGTGCACCACCACCTGATCCGGGCAGAGACCCGCATGAAGGTCGGGCTGATCGTCGAGGCCGGAGACGTGCGGGAAGTGCACCATGTCGCACTGCTGATCGGCTTCGGAGCATCCGCTGTCAACCCGTACCTCGCCATGGAGACCTGCGAGAACCTCGTCCGCTCCGGAATGATCACAGGAATCACGCCTGAGAAGGCCGTGAAGAACGTCATCAAGGCGCTCGGCAAGGGCGTGCTGAAGATCATGTCGAAGATGGGCATCTCGACGGTCTCGTCATACGCCGGTGCCCAGGCCTTCGAAGCCGTGGGCCTCGACAAGGAATTCGTTGCGAAGTACTTCACCGGTACCTCGTCGAAGCTCGGCGGCGTCGGCATCGAGGTCATCGCAGCCGAGAGCGCGAACCGCCACGCTGCGGCCTACCCCGAAGATGGCGCGATCACCGTGCACGAACCGCTGGCCGTGGGCGGCGAGTACCAATGGCGCCGCGAGGGGCCGCCCCACCTCTTCAACCCCGACACCGTCTTCCGGTTGCAGCATTCGACGCGGGCGCGCCGGTATGACATCTTCCGCGAGTACACGAAACTCGTCGACGACCAGTCCGAGCAGTTGATGACCGTTCGCGGTCTCTTCAAATTGAAGACAGACGTTCGCAAGCCCGTTCCGCTCGATGAAGTGGAATCGGTCGAATCCATCGTCAAGCGCTTCTCAACCGGCGCGATGAGCTATGGCTCCATCTCGCAGGAGGCACACGAGACGCTTGCGATCGCCATGAACCGGCTGGGCGCCAAGTCGAACACCGGCGAAGGCGGCGAAGACGTGGCCCGCCTGCTCGACCCCGAACGCCGCAGTGCGATCAAGCAGGTCGCCTCAGGCAGGTTCGGCGTGACGAGCATGTACCTCACCCACGCCACCGACATCCAGATCAAGATGGCGCAGGGCGCCAAGCCCGGCGAGGGCGGCCAGCTGCCGCCGACCAAGGTGTACCCGTGGATCGCGCGCACTCGTCACGCGACCGCCGGAGTCGGTCTCATCTCGCCGCCTCCCCACCACGACATCTACTCGATCGAAGATCTCAAACAGCTGATTTTCGACCTGAAGCGCGCCAACCCCGAAGCACGGGTGCACGTCAAGCTCGTGAGCCAGAACGGCATCGGCGCTGTCGCTGCCGGCGTCACGAAGGCACTAGCCGACGTCGTTCTCGTCTCCGGCCACGACGGGGGAACGGGTGCGAGCCCGCTCAACTCCCTGAAGCACGCGGGAACACCGTGGGAACTCGGCCTCGCCGAGACGCAGCAGACGCTGATGCTCAACGGAATGCGCGACCGTGTTGTCGTGCAGGTCGACGGCCAGATGAAGACCGGCCGTGACGTCATCGTCGGCGCACTTCTGGGGGCCGAGGAGTTCGGTTTCGCGACCGCACCCCTCGTCGTCTCCGGTTGTGTGATGATGCGTGTCTGCCACCTCGACACCTGCCCCGTCGGCGTGGCTACGCAGAACCCCGAACTCCGCGCCCGGTTCACCGGCAAGCCGGAATTCGTCGTGAACTTCTTCGAATTCCTCGCCCAGGAGGTTCGCGAGTACCTTGCAGAACTCGGCTTCCGAAGCCTCGAAGAGGCGATCGGGCACCACGAGCTCCTGAACGTGAACGCGGCACTCGAGCACTGGAAGGCTGACGGCCTCGACCTGAGCCCGATCCTGGTCGGCCCGGTCTTCTCCGACGACGAACCCCGCGTCAACCGCCGGCAGCAGGAGCACGAGCTCGAGAAGCACTTCGACGTACAACTGATCAGCGACGCTGAAGAGGCACTCGCCTTCGGTGAACCCGTGGTCATCTCGCTGCCGATCCGCAATACCGAGCGCGCCGTCGGCACGATGCTCGGCCACGAAGTCACCGTTCGCCACGGCGAGAACGGCCTACCAGACGACACGATCCAGATCACGCTGCTGGGTTCTGCCGGGCAGTCGCTGGGGGCGTTCCTTCCCTCAGGCATCACGCTGAGACTCGAAGGCGACTCGAACGACTACGTCGGCAAGGGTCTCTCGGGCGGCCGCATCGTGGTGCGCCCGAACCGGGCCTCGACGTTCGCGGCTGAGCAGAACGTCATTGCCGGCAACGTCATCGGGTATGGCGCGACCAGCGGAAGCATGTTCATCCGGGGCATTGTGGGCGAGCGTTTTCTCGTGCGCAACTCGGGAGCAACGGCCGTGGCAGAAGGTGTGGGAGACCACGCCCTCGAATACATGACCGGAGGGATCGCGCTGATCCTCGGCGCGACCGGCCGCAACCTGGGCGCCGGAATGTCGGGCGGAACGGCGTACATCCACAAGCTCGATTCGGGGTTGGTGAACACCGACTCGCTCGGGTCGGGGGAGCTGCAGTTGCTCCCGCTCGATGAGACCGACAAAGACCTGGTGCGTTCACTTCTCACCGAACACGAATCAGAGACGGGGTCGACTGTGGCGGCCGGTCTCCTGGCCGACTTCGACAACGCTGCGGCGGACTTCATGAAGGTCCTGCCCCGCGACTATGCTGCCGTTCTTGCAACCCGCCAGACTGCGCTCGACGAGGGTCTCGACCCTGACGGCGATGTGGTCTGGGAACGAATCCTGGAGGTAACCGGTGGCTGA
- the lgt gene encoding prolipoprotein diacylglyceryl transferase: MFVPQSIPSPTINSLNISGWLQSLGINLPFTIDIKFYAICILIGIVAATILTSRRLTKRGAEPGIVLDIILWAVPLGIIGARVFHVLTHPGDYFYDGANLWEVFAIWNGGIAIFGGLIGGAIGALIGCRLSGIRFWTFADALAPGLLLAQAFGRFGNYFNHELFGNPTDGWWGLEIPATFPWNGQPNPAIPVGLAPGTLFQPTFLYEVIWNLIGVAFLLFIGKKLALQWGKLFGIYLIWYGVGRSVWETIRVDPSEIFFGVRVNVWAAWLAILIGIVIIVVQTKRHPGRERTPYSSGIAWSPAGAEVDSGERYTDEELRGDGAVEAAAGESSADSDAGTTTENDLEPSATSATRTKPTA; the protein is encoded by the coding sequence GTGTTTGTGCCGCAAAGCATTCCCAGCCCGACGATCAATTCCCTGAACATCTCGGGGTGGCTCCAGTCGCTGGGCATCAACCTGCCTTTCACGATCGACATCAAGTTCTATGCGATCTGCATCCTCATCGGCATCGTCGCTGCGACCATCCTGACGTCGCGCAGGCTCACGAAGCGAGGTGCAGAGCCAGGCATCGTGCTCGACATCATCCTGTGGGCCGTGCCGCTCGGCATCATCGGCGCGCGTGTCTTCCATGTGCTCACCCACCCCGGTGACTACTTCTACGACGGCGCCAACCTGTGGGAGGTGTTCGCCATCTGGAATGGCGGCATCGCCATCTTCGGTGGCCTCATCGGCGGCGCGATCGGTGCGCTGATCGGCTGCCGCCTGTCGGGCATCCGGTTCTGGACCTTCGCTGACGCCCTGGCGCCCGGGCTCCTGCTCGCGCAGGCCTTCGGCCGTTTCGGCAACTACTTCAACCACGAACTCTTCGGCAACCCGACCGACGGCTGGTGGGGCCTCGAGATCCCGGCAACCTTCCCCTGGAACGGCCAGCCCAACCCGGCCATTCCCGTCGGCCTGGCCCCGGGAACGCTCTTTCAGCCGACCTTCCTCTACGAGGTCATCTGGAACCTCATCGGCGTTGCTTTCCTGCTCTTCATCGGCAAGAAGCTGGCCCTGCAGTGGGGCAAGCTCTTCGGCATCTACCTCATCTGGTACGGCGTGGGCCGCTCGGTCTGGGAGACCATCCGTGTCGACCCCAGCGAGATCTTCTTCGGTGTTCGGGTCAATGTCTGGGCGGCGTGGCTGGCGATCCTCATCGGTATCGTCATCATCGTCGTGCAGACCAAGCGCCACCCTGGGCGGGAGCGCACCCCGTACAGTTCGGGCATTGCATGGTCGCCAGCAGGCGCTGAGGTAGACTCGGGTGAGAGATACACAGACGAAGAACTTCGCGGCGACGGTGCCGTCGAAGCAGCGGCAGGCGAGAGTTCGGCCGATTCAGACGCTGGCACCACGACTGAGAATGACCTCGAACCCAGCGCCACAAGCGCGACGCGTACAAAACCCACAGCTTAA
- the trpA gene encoding tryptophan synthase subunit alpha gives MSDHTTTISPVATTITNARVDRAGALIGYLPVGFPTLETSIDAAVALVENGVDVLELGLPYTDPVMDGPVIQKATQTALENGFRLRDAFTAVEAIRSRVDAPILLMTYYNPVVQYGVDRFADDLVSAGGAGLITPDLTPDAASEWLATSDRTGLDRVFLAAPTSTDDRLKLAVDNSRGFVYVVSTMGVTGARGDVDAAARTLVDRLREAGSTSACVGIGISTSDQIAEILAYADGAIVGSALVRALSDDGVAGVARVAAALARGTAR, from the coding sequence ATGAGCGACCACACCACGACGATCTCGCCCGTCGCCACGACCATCACGAACGCCCGCGTCGATCGTGCCGGTGCCCTGATCGGGTACTTGCCGGTCGGGTTCCCCACGCTTGAGACGAGCATCGACGCCGCCGTCGCGCTCGTTGAGAACGGCGTCGATGTGCTCGAGCTCGGGCTGCCGTACACCGATCCGGTGATGGATGGCCCGGTCATCCAGAAAGCCACCCAGACGGCACTCGAGAACGGCTTCCGGCTGCGCGACGCCTTCACGGCCGTCGAAGCCATCCGCTCGCGCGTCGATGCTCCCATCCTGCTCATGACCTACTACAACCCGGTCGTGCAGTACGGCGTCGATCGCTTCGCCGACGATCTCGTTTCGGCCGGGGGAGCCGGGCTCATCACGCCCGATCTCACACCTGACGCCGCAAGCGAGTGGCTCGCGACCAGCGACCGCACGGGCCTTGACCGGGTCTTCCTGGCTGCGCCGACATCGACGGATGATCGGCTGAAGCTCGCGGTCGACAACAGCCGTGGCTTTGTCTACGTGGTCTCGACCATGGGCGTCACCGGTGCCAGGGGTGACGTCGACGCGGCGGCACGCACTCTCGTGGACCGCCTGCGAGAGGCCGGCTCCACCAGCGCCTGCGTCGGCATCGGAATCTCGACCAGTGACCAGATCGCCGAGATCCTGGCGTACGCCGATGGCGCGATCGTGGGCTCTGCCCTCGTTCGAGCCCTCTCCGACGACGGTGTTGCCGGTGTCGCGCGCGTCGCCGCCGCTCTGGCACGGGGCACCGCGCGCTGA
- the trpB gene encoding tryptophan synthase subunit beta — protein sequence MTTHLRDENGPFFGEFGGRFMPESLIAALDEISAAYDEAKNDPSFAAELAELHRTYTGRPSIITEARRFAEYAGGARIILKREDLNHTGSHKINNVLGQALLAKRLGKTRLIAETGAGQHGVATATAAALFGMSCVVYMGEVDTERQALNVARMRLLGAEVVPVTTGTRTLKDALNEAFRDWVANVGDTHYLLGTVAGPHPFPVMVRDFHKIIGEEAREQVLALTGSLPDAVVACVGGGSNAIGIFHAFLDDPDVALYGYEAAGDGVDTLRHAATITMGRPGVLHGSRSLMLQDDDGQTLDSHSISAGLDYPGVGPEHAWLASIGRASYLPVTDGEAMSAFRLLCQTEGIIPAIESAHALAGALTLGRELGPDATILINLSGRGDKDVETAGRYFGVLDEAALVASELELTDLSSELESGAEEVAELDRDARELAKGEGTQR from the coding sequence ATGACCACCCACCTGCGTGACGAGAACGGGCCGTTCTTCGGCGAGTTCGGGGGCAGGTTCATGCCGGAGTCGCTCATCGCTGCGCTCGACGAGATCAGCGCTGCCTACGACGAAGCGAAGAACGACCCGTCGTTCGCCGCCGAACTGGCCGAACTCCACCGCACCTACACCGGCCGGCCCTCGATCATCACCGAGGCCAGGCGTTTCGCCGAGTATGCGGGCGGAGCCCGCATCATCCTGAAGCGTGAAGACCTGAACCACACCGGTTCGCACAAGATCAACAACGTGCTCGGCCAGGCGTTGCTCGCCAAGCGACTCGGCAAGACCCGCCTCATCGCCGAAACCGGCGCGGGCCAACACGGTGTCGCCACGGCAACGGCCGCCGCGCTGTTCGGTATGAGCTGCGTGGTGTACATGGGCGAGGTCGACACCGAGCGCCAGGCGCTGAATGTGGCTCGCATGCGTCTGCTCGGTGCTGAGGTCGTCCCGGTGACGACGGGCACCCGCACGTTGAAAGACGCGCTGAACGAAGCATTCCGCGACTGGGTTGCCAACGTCGGCGACACACACTACCTGCTCGGCACCGTTGCGGGGCCGCATCCCTTCCCCGTGATGGTGCGCGACTTCCACAAGATCATCGGCGAAGAGGCTCGCGAGCAGGTCCTGGCGCTGACGGGCTCACTGCCTGACGCCGTCGTCGCCTGCGTCGGTGGTGGCTCGAATGCCATCGGCATCTTCCACGCGTTCCTCGACGACCCCGACGTCGCGCTCTACGGCTATGAGGCAGCGGGAGACGGCGTCGACACCCTGCGCCACGCGGCAACGATCACCATGGGCCGCCCCGGGGTGCTCCACGGCTCGCGCAGCCTCATGCTGCAGGACGACGACGGCCAGACGCTCGATTCGCACTCCATCTCCGCCGGCCTCGACTACCCAGGGGTCGGGCCCGAGCACGCCTGGCTCGCCTCCATCGGGCGCGCAAGCTACCTGCCTGTCACTGACGGCGAAGCCATGTCGGCCTTCCGCCTGCTCTGCCAGACAGAGGGGATCATTCCTGCCATCGAATCGGCGCACGCGCTGGCAGGTGCGTTGACGCTCGGCCGCGAACTCGGCCCCGATGCCACCATCCTCATCAATCTCAGCGGCCGCGGTGACAAAGACGTCGAGACGGCGGGACGCTACTTCGGTGTGCTCGACGAGGCCGCCCTCGTCGCCAGCGAACTCGAACTCACCGACCTCTCGAGCGAACTCGAGAGCGGGGCAGAAGAGGTCGCCGAACTCGACCGCGATGCCAGAGAACTGGCCAAGGGCGAGGGAACCCAGCGATGA
- the trpC gene encoding indole-3-glycerol phosphate synthase TrpC, with product MLSSLSAGAAEDAEARRLLVSYDDVERAALAQEPALDALAFLAPAERVKIIAEVKRASPSRGALAAITDPAALASTYQSAGASAISVLTEGRKFKGSLEDLVLVRQAVSVPVLRKDFVTLDYQVLEARAAGADLVLLIVAALDQSTLLHLHEFINELGMTALVETHSADEVERALDLGASLIGVNARNLSTFELDSDLFGRLADRIPAGIIRVAESAVKTAADVSHYRSSGADVVLVGEALVTGDPARTLEEFLGVS from the coding sequence GTGCTCTCCTCTCTGAGTGCCGGGGCCGCTGAAGACGCGGAAGCCCGGCGTCTTCTCGTCAGCTACGACGATGTCGAACGTGCCGCTCTCGCCCAGGAGCCGGCGCTCGACGCCCTGGCCTTCCTGGCTCCGGCCGAACGTGTCAAGATCATCGCCGAAGTCAAACGTGCCAGTCCGTCGCGCGGCGCGCTGGCGGCGATCACCGACCCCGCAGCGCTGGCCTCGACCTACCAGTCGGCCGGCGCGAGTGCAATCAGCGTGCTGACGGAAGGCCGCAAGTTCAAGGGCTCCCTCGAAGACCTGGTGCTGGTTCGGCAGGCCGTCTCGGTACCCGTTCTCCGCAAGGACTTCGTGACCCTCGACTACCAGGTGCTCGAAGCGCGTGCAGCGGGCGCCGACCTGGTTCTGCTCATCGTGGCCGCGCTCGACCAGTCGACACTGCTGCACCTGCATGAGTTCATCAATGAACTCGGAATGACTGCGCTGGTCGAGACCCATTCAGCTGATGAGGTCGAACGCGCCCTCGACCTCGGCGCCTCGCTCATCGGCGTCAACGCCCGAAACCTGTCGACGTTCGAACTCGACAGCGACCTGTTCGGCCGCCTCGCCGACCGCATCCCGGCCGGCATCATCCGCGTTGCAGAATCCGCAGTGAAGACCGCTGCCGACGTCAGCCACTACCGCTCGAGCGGGGCCGACGTCGTGCTCGTCGGCGAAGCACTCGTCACCGGCGACCCTGCACGCACCCTCGAAGAATTCCTAGGAGTCTCATGA
- a CDS encoding DUF6704 family protein has translation MSIESSEPGHGSSIASWTAVVIMLVAFAIGTLAFFLSIVWLVWASAVLLVVGLLVGYGLAKAGYGVDGAKTAARGH, from the coding sequence ATGAGCATTGAGTCATCTGAGCCCGGCCACGGCAGTTCCATCGCATCGTGGACGGCGGTCGTGATCATGCTGGTCGCATTCGCGATCGGCACCCTCGCTTTCTTCCTCTCCATCGTCTGGCTGGTCTGGGCCTCGGCAGTGCTCCTCGTCGTCGGCCTGCTGGTGGGGTACGGCCTCGCCAAAGCAGGCTACGGCGTCGACGGGGCGAAGACCGCTGCCAGGGGGCACTAA